In Actinoplanes derwentensis, the following proteins share a genomic window:
- a CDS encoding GNAT family N-acetyltransferase — MTVSPLPYPLRLAGAGVVLREWCWEDLDDLVALLDEPDIARWTLRPSPFDVEAGLAYLRRALQGRVNGSRIQLAITADGGRPLGEVLLFAVRSDAHEAELGYLVGLPFRRRGLASAALSLLTTFSVDTLRLRRLLLRIDRGNTASTSVARHCGYRPAADPVIQQAGPDGPVYLDTWEFVEGRPGPHDDRRKNVASRRYGRR; from the coding sequence GTGACCGTCAGCCCGCTCCCCTACCCGCTGCGGTTGGCGGGGGCTGGCGTCGTCCTGCGGGAGTGGTGCTGGGAGGACCTCGACGACCTGGTCGCACTGCTGGACGAGCCGGACATCGCCCGCTGGACACTGCGGCCGTCGCCGTTCGACGTGGAGGCCGGGCTGGCCTATCTGCGGCGGGCCTTGCAGGGCCGGGTCAATGGCAGCCGGATCCAGCTCGCGATCACCGCCGACGGTGGTAGGCCGCTCGGCGAGGTGCTGCTCTTCGCGGTGCGTTCCGACGCGCACGAGGCCGAACTGGGTTATCTGGTCGGCCTGCCGTTCCGCCGCCGGGGTCTAGCGTCGGCCGCGCTCTCCCTGCTCACCACGTTCTCGGTCGACACGTTGCGGCTGCGCCGGCTGCTGCTGCGGATCGACCGGGGTAACACGGCGAGCACGTCGGTGGCCCGGCACTGTGGTTACCGGCCGGCCGCCGATCCGGTGATCCAGCAGGCCGGCCCGGACGGTCCGGTGTACCTGGACACGTGGGAGTTCGTCGAGGGCCGGCCCGGTCCGCACGACGATCGCCGGAAAAATGTCGCATCCCGCCGGTACGGTCGGCGATGA
- a CDS encoding winged helix DNA-binding domain-containing protein — protein sequence MIEVDREQVMAFRVVAQGLSGRVDDRPADLPVLDLGLQEYTPGSIQVALAARTTAGASDDRLVTVWAARGAPHLHRRADLPALVRQLWPTGDDDAAARVKSGQIPRAQALGVRAFTAVAEAFRAVVTGPIPRGEASTEVSARVPAELTYDCKPCGARHVAGNVWQQAGLAGGVEVLSRGREASLGPLADAPPIPDTTAGLDHLIKTYLRFLGPAGPAEVAKHLGTTTTVIKRAWPADLTAVSVDGRRAWLPEASAGLLETAPRPSGVRLLPAMDPLLQARDRDLLVPGREHQKQVWRPLGNPGVLLVDGEIAGVWRAALKKKQVDLTVTPFGRLSAARVEEEAAQVARAREVPAATVKID from the coding sequence ATGATCGAGGTGGACCGCGAGCAGGTGATGGCCTTCCGGGTCGTCGCGCAGGGACTGTCCGGCCGGGTCGACGATCGGCCCGCCGACCTGCCGGTGCTCGACCTGGGCCTCCAGGAGTACACGCCCGGTTCGATCCAGGTCGCTCTGGCCGCCCGCACCACGGCGGGAGCGAGTGACGACCGGCTGGTCACCGTCTGGGCGGCCCGCGGTGCCCCGCATCTGCACCGCCGGGCCGACCTGCCGGCCCTGGTGCGCCAGTTGTGGCCCACCGGTGACGACGACGCGGCGGCCCGGGTGAAGAGCGGCCAGATCCCGCGGGCTCAGGCGCTGGGGGTGCGGGCGTTCACCGCGGTCGCGGAGGCGTTCCGGGCCGTGGTGACCGGGCCGATCCCCCGTGGCGAGGCGAGCACCGAGGTCAGCGCCCGGGTTCCGGCCGAGTTGACGTATGACTGCAAGCCCTGCGGCGCCCGCCACGTCGCCGGCAACGTCTGGCAGCAGGCCGGCCTGGCCGGTGGCGTGGAGGTGCTGTCCCGCGGCCGGGAGGCGTCTCTGGGCCCGCTAGCGGACGCTCCCCCGATCCCGGACACCACCGCCGGTCTCGACCACCTGATCAAGACCTACCTTCGGTTTCTCGGCCCGGCCGGCCCGGCCGAGGTCGCGAAACACCTCGGCACCACGACCACGGTGATCAAGCGGGCGTGGCCGGCGGACCTGACCGCGGTGAGTGTGGACGGTCGCCGCGCCTGGCTGCCCGAAGCCTCGGCGGGGCTGCTCGAAACGGCACCGCGACCATCCGGGGTGCGCCTGCTGCCGGCGATGGATCCGCTGCTCCAGGCCCGTGACCGGGACCTGCTGGTGCCCGGCCGGGAGCATCAGAAACAGGTGTGGCGTCCTCTCGGCAACCCGGGGGTGCTGCTGGTGGACGGCGAGATCGCCGGAGTCTGGCGGGCCGCGCTCAAGAAGAAACAGGTGGATCTGACCGTCACACCGTTCGGGCGGTTGTCGGCCGCCCGGGTCGAGGAGGAGGCGGCCCAGGTCGCGCGGGCGCGGGAGGTGCCGGCGGCGACCGTGAAAATCGACTGA
- a CDS encoding rhamnogalacturonan lyase B N-terminal domain-containing protein, whose product MSRKSRKALAVGLASTAVLAGAGLLGVGQPWANAAANVSFDTGTGLAFTINGDNGNMTSLKHNGTEMTASGFAAGQFESGFSTATVTSKTFNSGASILVSVASASTGVTQYYFARKNDNTVYMATNISKALNPGEARFIARLKPSLLTTSPAGAKTSGFTTTVEGSDVFSNSAGRTASKFYSSQRLIAQQPFGASGTGHGAFILPAYTDMTSGGPFFRDIEVNDTGSAVNITHYMFSGHQQTEALRLGLHGPYALSLTNGEAPTARSMDFLASFIPGMLSNAQRGGVSGTASGTWNGLKATVALAGPNGQYWGQVKSGQFVIGHVKPGTYTATLYAGELAVGATKSITVTAGATGTLAMTGNVPAAGTLFQLGTFDGTPAGFLNADKIETMHPSDSRMSAWKASSYSVANGASKFPMAEFKSVNSPAALNFTLSSVPANGVKLRIATTSTFAGGRPAVAIGSYTSPASASPTPVNLNSRNVTRGTWRGINTTYTYSIPASALKIGTNTLSISVVSGSSGETFLSPNFIFDALALDPA is encoded by the coding sequence ATGTCACGCAAAAGCCGTAAAGCTCTGGCCGTCGGCCTCGCCTCGACGGCGGTACTGGCCGGAGCCGGTCTGCTGGGTGTCGGCCAGCCCTGGGCGAACGCGGCCGCGAACGTCAGCTTCGACACCGGCACCGGCCTGGCGTTCACGATCAACGGCGACAACGGCAACATGACGTCGCTGAAGCACAACGGCACCGAGATGACCGCGTCCGGTTTCGCCGCCGGCCAGTTCGAGTCCGGCTTCTCGACGGCCACGGTGACCAGCAAGACCTTCAACAGTGGCGCGTCGATCCTGGTGAGTGTGGCGAGCGCGTCGACCGGCGTGACGCAGTACTACTTCGCCCGCAAGAACGACAACACGGTCTACATGGCGACCAACATCAGCAAGGCCCTGAACCCGGGTGAGGCCCGTTTCATCGCCCGGCTCAAGCCGTCGCTGCTGACCACGTCACCGGCCGGGGCCAAGACCAGTGGTTTCACCACCACCGTCGAGGGCTCGGACGTCTTCTCGAACTCCGCGGGCCGCACCGCGTCGAAGTTCTACAGCTCGCAGCGGCTGATCGCGCAGCAGCCGTTCGGAGCCAGCGGCACCGGGCACGGCGCGTTCATCCTCCCGGCGTACACCGACATGACCTCGGGCGGCCCGTTCTTCCGGGACATCGAGGTCAACGACACCGGCAGCGCCGTCAACATCACCCACTACATGTTCAGCGGCCACCAGCAGACCGAGGCACTGCGACTGGGCCTGCACGGGCCGTACGCGCTGAGCCTCACCAACGGCGAGGCACCGACCGCCCGCAGCATGGACTTCCTCGCCTCGTTCATCCCCGGGATGCTGTCGAACGCGCAGCGCGGCGGTGTCAGCGGCACCGCGTCCGGCACCTGGAACGGCCTCAAGGCCACCGTCGCCCTGGCCGGCCCGAACGGCCAGTACTGGGGCCAGGTCAAGTCCGGCCAGTTCGTGATCGGCCACGTCAAGCCGGGCACCTACACCGCGACTCTGTACGCCGGTGAGCTGGCGGTCGGCGCCACCAAGTCGATCACCGTGACGGCCGGCGCGACGGGCACCCTGGCGATGACCGGCAACGTCCCGGCCGCCGGCACGCTGTTCCAGCTGGGCACCTTCGACGGCACCCCGGCCGGTTTCCTCAACGCCGACAAGATCGAGACGATGCACCCGTCGGACTCCCGGATGTCGGCGTGGAAGGCGAGCAGCTACAGCGTGGCGAACGGCGCGTCGAAGTTCCCGATGGCCGAGTTCAAGTCGGTCAACTCCCCGGCCGCGCTGAACTTCACCCTGTCATCGGTCCCGGCGAACGGCGTCAAACTGCGCATCGCCACCACGTCGACCTTCGCCGGTGGCCGTCCCGCCGTCGCGATCGGCAGTTACACGTCCCCCGCGTCGGCCTCTCCGACCCCGGTGAACCTGAACTCCCGCAACGTCACCCGCGGCACGTGGCGCGGCATCAACACCACCTACACGTACTCGATCCCGGCGAGCGCCCTGAAGATCGGCACCAACACCCTGTCGATCTCGGTGGTGAGCGGCAGCAGCGGCGAGACGTTCCTCAGCCCGAACTTCATCTTCGACGCGCTGGCCCTCGACCCCGCCTGA
- a CDS encoding FG-GAP-like repeat-containing protein translates to MNHTRAVLATAVAVTTMLMTTGEAATAAPITTETVRDGVRLLSERTPVTAKPVTGKGPTRADFDGDGRDDVAVFSYSGVAVSYSSAAHRDVLRTEIPGWANSGFGWSMTVGDFNGDRYDDLVIGDDNEPDLRRMGYQAGAVWVIPGGSGGLRISGAKHFNQSTAGVPGTSTQSDFFGFSLAAGDITGDGRDDLAIGVPLKKIGTQKEAGAVVVLKGGVSGVTTTGARWISQSTAGVPGVSKTGDHFGMALAIGRVDKNRFQELVVSAQHKSAEDSQTWMGSGTITQFWGGAAGVSLKKVTALSGGLITKTAKLKNSYLWEIGDAVAIGDVNGDGYGEVVVGASGAQVGNHVTAGAVFTVPGRSTGLNAKGAIVITQNSAGVAGAAEDGDRFGSDVVVGDVTLDGRADVLVSVPDENKTAGAVVLLRGSAKGLTGVKSQTLTQASAGVPDSPETGDEFGRSVALLNLNGSGGLDALVGSPGEVVPADTAGYGSGTVTRFLGGHAGLGNATVTNGRFFGAELGVHYGGQVAR, encoded by the coding sequence ATGAATCACACGCGCGCCGTGCTCGCCACGGCGGTCGCCGTCACCACGATGTTGATGACCACCGGCGAGGCCGCCACCGCGGCACCGATCACGACGGAGACCGTTCGCGACGGCGTCCGGCTGTTGTCGGAACGCACCCCGGTCACCGCGAAACCGGTCACCGGCAAGGGCCCCACCCGAGCCGACTTCGACGGTGACGGCCGGGACGACGTCGCCGTCTTCAGCTACTCCGGAGTGGCCGTCTCCTACTCGTCGGCGGCGCACCGTGACGTCCTGCGCACCGAGATCCCGGGCTGGGCGAACAGCGGTTTCGGTTGGTCGATGACGGTCGGTGATTTCAACGGCGACCGGTACGACGACCTGGTGATCGGCGACGACAACGAGCCCGATCTGCGCCGGATGGGCTATCAGGCGGGCGCTGTCTGGGTGATCCCGGGCGGGTCGGGCGGGCTGCGGATAAGCGGAGCGAAGCACTTCAACCAGAGCACCGCGGGAGTGCCCGGCACGTCCACGCAGTCGGATTTCTTCGGGTTCTCGCTGGCGGCCGGTGACATCACCGGTGACGGCCGGGACGACCTGGCGATCGGCGTCCCGCTGAAGAAGATCGGCACCCAGAAGGAGGCCGGCGCGGTCGTCGTGCTCAAGGGCGGGGTCTCCGGGGTCACCACCACCGGCGCCCGCTGGATCAGCCAGAGCACCGCCGGGGTCCCCGGCGTCTCGAAGACCGGCGACCACTTCGGCATGGCGCTGGCGATCGGCCGGGTCGACAAGAACCGATTCCAGGAGCTGGTCGTCAGCGCGCAGCACAAGAGCGCGGAGGACTCCCAGACCTGGATGGGCAGCGGAACCATCACCCAGTTCTGGGGCGGCGCCGCGGGGGTGTCGCTGAAGAAGGTGACCGCGCTGAGCGGTGGCCTGATCACCAAGACGGCCAAGCTGAAGAACTCCTACCTCTGGGAGATCGGCGACGCCGTGGCGATCGGGGACGTCAACGGCGACGGGTACGGCGAGGTCGTCGTCGGCGCCTCCGGCGCACAGGTGGGCAACCACGTCACCGCCGGGGCGGTGTTCACCGTTCCGGGCCGGTCCACCGGCCTGAACGCCAAGGGCGCCATCGTGATCACCCAGAACAGTGCCGGGGTGGCCGGCGCGGCGGAGGACGGCGACCGCTTCGGCAGCGACGTCGTGGTCGGTGACGTGACCCTCGACGGCCGGGCCGACGTACTGGTCAGCGTGCCCGACGAGAACAAGACCGCGGGCGCGGTCGTGCTGCTGCGCGGCTCCGCAAAGGGCCTGACCGGCGTCAAGTCCCAGACCCTGACCCAGGCGTCGGCCGGGGTTCCGGACAGCCCCGAAACCGGCGACGAGTTCGGCCGGTCGGTGGCGCTGCTGAACCTCAACGGCAGTGGCGGCCTGGACGCGCTGGTGGGCAGCCCCGGCGAGGTGGTCCCGGCCGACACGGCCGGCTACGGCTCGGGCACCGTCACCCGGTTCCTCGGAGGTCATGCCGGGCTGGGCAACGCGACCGTGACCAACGGCCGGTTCTTCGGCGCCGAACTCGGCGTCCACTACGGCGGGCAGGTGGCGCGATGA
- a CDS encoding calcium-binding protein, whose product MSRRSVATAVSAAVLAGLVVSGPAEAASVGTVKVVSGSKITFAAAAKRVNHVTITRSGRTITVDDRVTLKPGKGCKQVKGDKTRVTCTTPGTPAGGSIRTYDKNDTIVNRSDLPLWIRAGSGTNKIIGGSRGENLFGGDGTDTIWGNGGNDYIFGGDGTNVVYGGPGDDDLRGGQNRDTIWGQEGNDRIDPWSGDDMAHGGPGDDSFTEGNGRNVLYGDAGSDSFQQSGYDGLGRDAIRGGAGSDSVDYGSRSKRIVADLDSAIGDDGQAGEGDSISSDVESLTGGGGNDWLAGNSSHNYLGGGGGNDTLHGLGGDDYLHGEDGNDSLYGAAGNDELTGDFGDDVMAGGAGVDAVRYDQRLVPVRADPDGQTGDDGSTGERDSIGADVENLFGGWSDDVLTGNSSANTIYGSGGADVIRGGGGNDTLYANDGSRTGVDKIYGEAGDDKLYYGGPEAYNRYAFDGGDGVDACLLDYGQATGEQVNCETGN is encoded by the coding sequence ATGAGCAGGCGTTCGGTGGCGACCGCGGTCTCCGCCGCCGTGCTCGCCGGGTTGGTCGTCAGCGGCCCGGCCGAGGCCGCGAGTGTCGGAACCGTCAAGGTCGTGAGCGGTAGCAAAATCACGTTCGCGGCCGCGGCGAAGCGGGTCAACCACGTGACGATCACCCGCTCCGGCCGGACGATCACGGTCGACGACCGGGTGACCCTGAAACCGGGCAAGGGCTGCAAGCAGGTCAAGGGCGACAAGACCCGGGTCACCTGTACGACACCGGGCACGCCCGCCGGTGGCAGCATCCGGACCTACGACAAGAACGACACCATCGTGAACCGCAGCGATCTGCCGCTCTGGATCCGGGCCGGCAGCGGCACCAACAAGATCATCGGTGGGTCGCGTGGCGAGAACCTGTTCGGCGGCGACGGCACCGACACGATCTGGGGCAACGGCGGCAACGACTACATCTTCGGGGGCGACGGCACCAACGTCGTCTACGGCGGCCCCGGCGACGACGATCTGCGCGGTGGGCAGAACCGGGACACGATCTGGGGGCAGGAGGGCAACGACCGGATCGACCCGTGGTCGGGTGACGACATGGCGCACGGCGGCCCCGGCGATGACTCGTTCACCGAGGGCAATGGCCGGAACGTCCTCTACGGTGATGCCGGTTCCGACAGCTTCCAGCAAAGCGGCTACGACGGCCTGGGCCGGGACGCCATCCGCGGCGGCGCCGGCTCCGACTCGGTCGACTACGGCTCCCGGTCCAAACGGATCGTCGCCGACCTGGACAGCGCGATCGGCGACGACGGCCAGGCGGGCGAGGGTGACTCGATCAGCTCCGACGTCGAGAGCCTCACCGGCGGCGGGGGCAACGACTGGCTGGCCGGCAACAGCAGCCACAACTACCTGGGCGGCGGTGGGGGCAACGACACCCTGCACGGGCTGGGCGGCGACGACTACCTGCACGGCGAGGACGGGAACGACAGTCTCTACGGCGCCGCCGGGAACGACGAGCTGACCGGCGACTTCGGTGACGACGTGATGGCCGGTGGCGCGGGAGTCGACGCGGTCCGGTACGACCAGCGCCTGGTCCCGGTGCGTGCCGACCCGGACGGCCAGACCGGTGACGACGGTTCCACCGGCGAACGGGACAGCATCGGCGCCGACGTCGAGAACCTGTTCGGTGGCTGGAGCGACGACGTGCTGACCGGCAACTCCAGCGCCAACACGATCTACGGATCGGGCGGCGCGGACGTGATCCGGGGCGGCGGCGGGAACGACACCCTGTACGCCAACGACGGCTCACGAACCGGCGTCGACAAGATCTACGGCGAAGCCGGGGACGACAAGCTCTACTACGGCGGCCCGGAGGCGTACAACCGTTACGCCTTCGACGGCGGTGACGGTGTGGACGCCTGCCTGCTCGACTACGGCCAGGCCACCGGCGAACAGGTGAACTGCGAGACCGGCAACTGA
- a CDS encoding DUF397 domain-containing protein, which translates to MSQKSYADTFDADSAEWLRAEGAGMEHVEISRLPDGGAAMRNSSDPGTVLFFTRAEWEAFTGGVDDGEFDL; encoded by the coding sequence ATGTCACAGAAGTCCTATGCGGACACGTTCGACGCCGACAGCGCGGAGTGGCTGCGAGCCGAAGGCGCCGGGATGGAGCACGTGGAGATCTCCCGGCTGCCCGACGGAGGCGCCGCGATGCGCAACTCCAGCGACCCGGGCACGGTCCTCTTCTTCACCCGGGCCGAATGGGAGGCGTTCACCGGTGGTGTCGACGACGGGGAGTTCGACCTCTGA
- a CDS encoding SMP-30/gluconolactonase/LRE family protein gives MRSSRAVLAATVLAGSTTLAVQLSTGVASAAPISLPVTSVGGVVVDGAHQRLFLSDPATGEIIATDYSGAVLDREPGLPGVRGLALSRDSNILYAAVDGAGAIATFATETLTEITRYPLGADVFPGKVAVTGDRIWFGYDRGTTEATGNFGSLDADGTVRLHERSSGEQLYPGAPNLFADDTTLLVAPDGVGYGMDDHIRTFDVSGAVEKPLTMEYGNRLDVRDADFTADGTRVFRVGWLGFCRVDLNDATTSTRLWDRSTPDQIDIAADGSIALGSGNGVYVRSPDGETEQWSASLAATPVPDGLHWQPGTERLLAVTESRSGFDVSYALESVVEPPPAPPSPTPSTVTIPAGAEITLSAPATVVNGRKATFSGTTTGLPIGHTLTVTRADENRPGLEPETIGRPALNSDGSFTFTDLPPGLSTYLYRVSYAGNMEQTAKVKVTQFTPALSLDKHGSVQKYEATVTVTATLGKTYANRAVEIWVDDVTSFYLLKRATVNSAGKVSASYKIQKNVTFTAKFTGDQEYAARSVTSRVYAKVSVVNGVKGHYKTKKIGKTKYYHFRKTADPYFNVTMTRHPGRHQYSVIQRYRSGKWTAFADDYFPLDRYGKSTVRFAGTYPAGSKWRFRTAYIYSGSGDEANYTTYGAWNYFTYTK, from the coding sequence ATGCGTTCCTCCCGGGCCGTGCTGGCGGCAACGGTTCTTGCCGGTTCCACCACATTGGCCGTCCAACTTTCGACCGGGGTCGCCTCGGCCGCCCCGATCTCCCTGCCGGTCACCTCGGTGGGCGGCGTCGTCGTCGACGGTGCTCATCAGCGGCTCTTCCTCAGCGATCCGGCCACCGGCGAGATCATCGCCACCGACTACTCCGGCGCCGTGCTGGATCGTGAGCCCGGCCTGCCCGGAGTGCGCGGGCTGGCACTGTCGCGGGACTCGAACATCCTCTATGCCGCGGTGGACGGAGCCGGTGCCATCGCCACCTTCGCGACCGAGACCCTGACCGAGATCACCCGGTACCCATTGGGCGCGGACGTGTTCCCGGGCAAGGTGGCAGTGACCGGCGACCGGATCTGGTTCGGTTACGACCGGGGGACCACCGAGGCCACCGGCAACTTCGGGTCGCTGGACGCCGACGGGACGGTTCGCCTGCACGAACGGTCCAGCGGTGAGCAGCTCTATCCGGGCGCGCCCAACCTGTTCGCCGACGACACGACCCTTCTTGTCGCCCCGGACGGCGTCGGCTACGGGATGGACGATCACATCCGCACCTTCGACGTCTCCGGCGCGGTGGAGAAGCCGTTGACAATGGAGTACGGCAATCGCCTCGATGTCCGGGACGCCGATTTCACCGCGGACGGAACCCGGGTGTTCCGGGTCGGCTGGCTCGGCTTCTGCCGCGTCGACCTCAACGATGCCACCACCTCCACCCGGCTGTGGGACCGTTCGACCCCGGACCAGATCGACATCGCCGCGGACGGCAGCATCGCCCTCGGATCCGGCAACGGCGTCTACGTCCGCAGCCCCGACGGTGAGACGGAACAGTGGTCGGCCTCGCTGGCCGCGACGCCGGTGCCGGACGGCCTGCACTGGCAGCCCGGAACCGAGCGGCTCCTCGCGGTGACCGAGAGCCGGTCCGGCTTCGACGTCTCCTACGCCCTCGAATCCGTCGTCGAGCCCCCGCCGGCGCCACCGTCCCCGACACCCAGCACGGTGACGATCCCGGCCGGCGCGGAGATCACGCTGTCCGCACCGGCGACGGTCGTCAACGGCCGGAAAGCGACCTTCAGCGGAACCACGACCGGGCTTCCGATCGGGCACACGCTGACGGTCACCCGCGCCGACGAGAACCGGCCGGGACTCGAACCCGAGACGATCGGGCGGCCGGCACTGAACAGTGACGGGTCGTTCACCTTCACCGACCTGCCGCCGGGACTGAGCACCTACCTCTACCGGGTCAGCTATGCCGGGAACATGGAGCAGACCGCCAAGGTCAAGGTCACCCAGTTCACCCCGGCACTGAGCCTGGACAAGCACGGATCGGTCCAGAAGTACGAGGCGACGGTGACGGTGACCGCGACGCTCGGCAAGACCTATGCGAACCGGGCCGTCGAGATCTGGGTCGACGACGTGACCAGCTTCTACCTGCTCAAACGGGCGACGGTGAACAGCGCCGGCAAGGTCAGCGCCAGCTACAAGATCCAGAAAAACGTCACCTTCACCGCAAAATTCACCGGCGATCAGGAGTACGCGGCCCGCTCGGTGACTTCCCGGGTCTACGCCAAGGTCTCGGTGGTCAACGGGGTCAAGGGCCACTACAAGACCAAGAAGATCGGGAAGACGAAGTACTACCATTTCCGGAAGACGGCGGACCCGTACTTCAACGTGACCATGACCCGTCATCCGGGGCGCCATCAGTACTCCGTCATCCAACGGTATCGGAGTGGCAAGTGGACGGCCTTCGCCGACGACTACTTCCCGCTGGACCGGTACGGGAAGTCCACGGTGCGGTTCGCGGGAACCTACCCGGCTGGATCCAAATGGCGGTTCCGGACCGCGTACATCTACAGCGGCAGTGGCGACGAGGCCAACTACACCACGTACGGAGCCTGGAACTACTTCACCTACACGAAGTGA
- a CDS encoding response regulator transcription factor has protein sequence MDDGSELAGSVREADPDVVLVDLQPPTGLPAVAAARAAVPQARILAIGGDDPGTPIEALRAGASGVVPRGDDAIPPLLAALEGWAVVPVPLLNSLVERAGPIERAGAVEPGGQPVTDHLDEPDRRLLRLIATGSSTSDIAGMLHVSDRTVKRLTAALLRKLHVSSRTEAAALAGSAGLV, from the coding sequence GTGGATGACGGCTCGGAGCTGGCCGGTTCGGTGCGGGAGGCCGACCCGGACGTGGTCCTGGTCGACCTGCAGCCGCCCACCGGACTGCCTGCTGTCGCCGCGGCACGCGCCGCCGTCCCGCAAGCCCGGATCCTGGCCATCGGCGGCGACGACCCGGGCACCCCGATCGAGGCGCTGCGGGCCGGAGCATCCGGGGTGGTGCCCCGTGGCGACGACGCGATCCCGCCGCTGCTGGCCGCGCTGGAAGGCTGGGCGGTCGTGCCGGTCCCGCTGCTCAACTCACTGGTGGAACGCGCCGGTCCGATCGAGCGAGCCGGGGCGGTGGAGCCGGGCGGGCAACCGGTGACCGACCACCTCGACGAACCCGACCGCCGGCTGCTGCGGTTGATCGCCACCGGCTCGTCGACGAGCGACATCGCCGGGATGCTGCACGTGTCGGACCGGACGGTCAAGCGACTGACCGCCGCGCTGCTGCGCAAACTGCACGTCTCCAGCCGTACCGAAGCCGCTGCTCTAGCCGGCAGCGCCGGCCTCGTCTGA
- a CDS encoding NAD-dependent epimerase/dehydratase family protein — MSRTLLVTGGAGFVGSSLIKSLLNDFPDATVISLDNYFTGTPENHVHDPRVSYIDGSTADIAKIWADRGFPAPEMVFHLGEYSRIPQSFEDHDLTWDFNLLGTKEVVKFTAGHGAKLIYAGSSSKFGNDGEDENLNPYAWTKAKNIEYIRNYSNWFGLDYAIAYFYNVYGPGQITQGKYATVIGIFERQYLAGEPLTVVSPGTQTRDFTHIDDIVRGLVLVARSGSGDGYLLGTGSEWPMAEVAGMFGTGFTLIPERRGERVRGQADTTKANSLGWHPQNRLDDYIAGFIAANPSMVA, encoded by the coding sequence TTGAGCCGAACACTGTTGGTCACCGGTGGTGCCGGATTCGTCGGTAGCTCCTTGATCAAGTCGCTGCTGAACGACTTTCCGGACGCGACGGTGATCTCGCTGGACAACTACTTCACCGGCACCCCGGAGAACCACGTCCACGATCCGCGGGTCAGTTACATCGACGGCTCGACGGCCGACATCGCCAAGATCTGGGCCGACCGTGGTTTCCCGGCACCCGAGATGGTCTTCCACCTCGGTGAGTACTCGCGGATTCCCCAGTCGTTCGAAGACCACGATCTGACCTGGGACTTCAACCTCCTCGGCACCAAGGAGGTCGTCAAGTTCACGGCCGGCCACGGGGCGAAGCTGATCTACGCCGGGTCCAGCTCGAAATTCGGCAATGACGGTGAGGACGAGAACCTCAATCCGTACGCGTGGACCAAGGCCAAGAACATCGAGTACATCAGGAACTACTCGAACTGGTTCGGGCTGGACTACGCGATCGCCTACTTCTACAACGTCTACGGCCCCGGCCAGATCACCCAGGGCAAGTACGCCACCGTGATCGGCATCTTCGAGCGGCAGTACCTGGCCGGTGAGCCGCTGACCGTGGTCTCCCCGGGCACGCAGACACGTGACTTCACCCACATCGACGACATCGTCCGTGGCCTGGTCCTGGTCGCCCGCAGCGGCTCCGGCGACGGTTACCTGCTCGGCACCGGCTCCGAGTGGCCGATGGCCGAGGTCGCCGGGATGTTCGGCACCGGCTTCACGCTGATCCCGGAGCGCCGGGGCGAGCGGGTCCGCGGCCAGGCCGACACCACCAAGGCGAACAGCCTCGGCTGGCACCCGCAGAACCGGCTCGACGACTACATCGCCGGTTTCATCGCCGCCAACCCGAGCATGGTGGCTTGA